The Petropleomorpha daqingensis genome includes a window with the following:
- a CDS encoding AMP-binding protein: protein MSPEPVDVLSAADPVAAVLSAHAGRRPIAVRTSGTSARPRRVVRSTASWVDSFPAVSELTGIGPGSRVWLPGPLSASMNLFAAVHARFTGAEVGPTPDRATHACLTPTALAGALEDGVDLAGVHVVVAGDRLGRDRSGRAAAAGARTSHYYGAAELSFVAWGSDEDDLRPFPGVEVDIRDGVVWARSPYLALGYLEDGGPLRVAEDGFATVGDRGRLDDGVLTVLGRGTDAVLTGGVTVLVDDVEQALRRATGTEVVVVGLPHARFGQLVAAVLTDRTAVPAARAAAGELPPPQRPRRWFCLPRWPVTEAGKVDRAAVAELAAAGRLDPVPVVA from the coding sequence GTGTCACCGGAGCCGGTCGACGTGCTGAGCGCCGCCGATCCTGTGGCGGCCGTGCTGTCGGCGCACGCCGGCCGACGGCCGATCGCGGTGCGCACCTCGGGCACGAGCGCGCGACCCCGCCGGGTGGTCCGCAGCACGGCGTCCTGGGTGGACTCCTTTCCCGCGGTGTCCGAGCTGACCGGCATCGGCCCTGGCTCGCGGGTCTGGCTGCCCGGCCCGCTGAGCGCCTCGATGAACCTGTTCGCCGCGGTCCACGCCCGGTTCACCGGCGCCGAGGTCGGCCCGACCCCGGACCGGGCGACGCACGCCTGCCTGACACCGACGGCGCTCGCCGGTGCGCTCGAGGACGGCGTCGACCTGGCCGGCGTGCACGTCGTCGTCGCCGGTGACCGGCTCGGCCGCGACCGGAGCGGCCGGGCCGCCGCCGCGGGAGCGCGGACGAGTCACTACTACGGCGCGGCCGAGCTGTCGTTCGTGGCCTGGGGCAGCGACGAGGACGACCTGCGCCCCTTCCCGGGCGTCGAGGTGGACATCCGCGACGGCGTCGTCTGGGCGCGGTCGCCCTACCTCGCCCTCGGGTACCTCGAGGACGGCGGGCCGCTGCGGGTCGCCGAGGACGGGTTCGCCACGGTCGGCGACCGCGGCCGCCTCGACGACGGCGTGCTCACCGTGCTCGGGCGGGGGACCGACGCCGTGCTGACCGGCGGCGTCACGGTCCTGGTCGACGACGTGGAGCAAGCCCTGCGCCGGGCCACCGGCACCGAGGTCGTGGTCGTCGGGCTCCCGCACGCGCGCTTCGGGCAGTTGGTCGCCGCCGTACTGACCGACCGGACGGCGGTGCCCGCCGCGCGGGCGGCGGCGGGAGAGCTGCCGCCGCCGCAACGACCCCGGCGCTGGTTCTGCCTGCCCCGCTGGCCGGTGACC
- a CDS encoding response regulator transcription factor — protein MHSANGAPHLSDRDVELLRHLAAGRSTSQIAAAMEISGNTVRTRIHRVTAKLEVVSRVDAVRTAEAHGVL, from the coding sequence ATGCACTCAGCCAACGGTGCGCCACACCTCAGCGACCGCGATGTCGAACTCCTCCGCCACCTGGCCGCCGGGAGGTCCACCTCCCAGATCGCGGCGGCGATGGAGATCTCCGGCAACACGGTCCGCACGCGCATCCACCGCGTCACGGCGAAGCTCGAGGTGGTCAGCAGGGTCGACGCCGTCCGGACGGCGGAGGCCCACGGCGTCCTCTGA